A portion of the Cryptomeria japonica chromosome 5, Sugi_1.0, whole genome shotgun sequence genome contains these proteins:
- the LOC131875954 gene encoding uncharacterized protein LOC131875954, which produces MSPHYGGEKEPGGGGQWTAQWWRSGGALVARWRLSGCRRRSHGGRWALAVQGGNVVEWRQTGGCSGTGDRKGATGVKADRAVGRPVWAAGASELRAAGAGEAAVTDGAGNRGRRRDASDGGCREGDKGGGGLGSCWWRVPRSCGGWWG; this is translated from the coding sequence GAGCCTGGCGGAGGTGGCCAGTGGACAGCGCAGTGGTGGCGGTCGGGTGGCGCCCTGGTGGCAAGGTGGAGGCTGAGCGGTTGCCGGCGGAGGAGCCATGGCGGTCGGTGGGCACTAGCGGTGCAGGGAGGCAACGTGGTGGAGTGGCGACAGACCGGGGGTTGCAGCGGCACTGGGGACCGAAAAGGGGCCACAGGCGTGAAGGCCGACAGGGCCGTAGGGAGGCCGGTGTGGGCGGCGGGGGCTAGCGAGCTGCGGGCGGCAGGTGCCGGGGAAGCTGCGGTGACCGACGGGGCTGGAAACCGGGGCCGTAGGCGGGATGCCAGCGACGGGGGTTGCAGGGAGGGCGACAAGGGCGGTGGGGGCCTAGGGAGCTGCTGGTGGCGGGTGCCAAGGAGCTGCGGCGGCTGGTGGGGCTAG